One window of Watersipora subatra chromosome 3, tzWatSuba1.1, whole genome shotgun sequence genomic DNA carries:
- the LOC137389758 gene encoding mitochondrial-processing peptidase subunit beta-like gives MASKVTLLSSTVAKSFPRRFSTSVIRSLERTDRPPNYRASLWNTPETSVTKLSNGLRVASENTGNPTCTVGLWIDAGSRYETEKTNGAAHFLEHMIFKGTKKRTQTQLELEIENMGAHLNAYTSREQTVYYSKAFSNDLEKAVEILSDIVLNSTLGAQEIERERGVILREMQEVETNLQEVVFDHLHATAYQGTSLGYTILGPTENINSIQRSDLTDYISTHYKAPRIVLAGAGGVDHEKLCGLADKYLSGLSVSYEGSPEGVPDLAPPKALYTGSEIRVRDDAMPLAHVALAVETCGWDNADNVALMVANTLIGSWDRSMGGGSNLPSRLAGNCATDNVCHSFQSFNTNYTDTGLWGIYYVAEPLEHETMVYQIMSEWMRLCTNVTEMEVQRAKNILKANMLLQLDGTTPVCEDIGRQILCYGRRIPLQEMDERINSIDAATIMSVCTKYIYDKCPVISAVGPIEQLDDYGIIRSKMWWMRT, from the exons ATGGCCTCCAAAGTGACGCTGCTTTCTTCGACTGTTGCCAAATCCTTTCCACGACGGTTTTCC ACGAGTGTTATTCGTAGCCTAGAAAGAACAGACAGACCACCAAACTATCGGGCTTCTCTATGGAACACTCCGGAAACAAGTGTTACAAAGCTAAGTAATGGCCTACGAGTAGCGTCTGAGAACACTGGCAATCCGACATGCACAGTTGGCCTCTGGATCGATGCTGGCAGCCGATATGAGACAGAGAAAACAAACGGTGCTGCTCATTTCTTAGAACACATGATCTTCAAG GGAACAAAGAAGCGCACCCAGACTCAACTGGAGCTAGAGATAGAAAACATGGGTGCCCATCTGAATGCCTATACGTCACGGGAGCAGACTGTCTACTACAGCAAAGCTTTCTCCAATGACCTTGAGAAGGCTGTAGAGATACTCTCAG ACATCGTTTTGAACAGCACACTTGGGGCTCAGGAAATTGAAAGGGAGCGCGGAGTTATTCTTCGTGAAATGCAAGAAGTAGAGACAAATCTGCAGGAAGTTGTTTTCGACCATCTACACGCCACTGCATATCAAGGCACGAGTCTGGGATACACAATCCTTGGGCCAACAGAGAACATCAA CTCAATACAGAGGAGTGACCTTACAGACTATATCAGTACCCACTACAAGGCCCCACGGATAGTGCTAGCCGGCGCGGGTGGAGTCGACCATGAGAAGCTGTGCGGTCTCGCCGACAAGTATCTCAGTGGCCTCTCAGTTTCTTACGAGGGCTCTCCAGAAGGAGTCCCTGATCTGGCACCACCCAAGGCTCTTTACACAGGAAGTGAA ATTCGAGTGCGAGATGATGCTATGCCATTGGCTCATGTTGCTCTCGCTGTTGAGACGTGTGGCTGGGATAACGCTGACAACGTTGCGCTGATGGTTGCTAACACACTCATCGGCTCTTGGGATAGGTCGATGGGAGGAGGTAGCAACCTACCCTCTCGTCTTGCTGGTAACTGCGCGACAGATAACGTGTGCCATAGTTTCCAGTCTTTTAACACAAACTACACAGACACTGGGCTTTGGGGAATCTACTACGTGGCGGAACCACTCGAGCACGAAACGATGGTCTACCAAATAATGAGTGAATG GATGAGGCTGTGCACCAATGTTACCGAGATGGAAGTGCAAAGAGCTAAGAACATTCTCAAGGCCAATATGCTGCTGCAGCTCGATGGCACAACACCAGTTTGTGAAGACATCGGTAGACAAATCCTTTGCTACGGCAGAAGGATTCCTCTTCAGGAGATGGATGAGAGGATTAAT AGCATTGATGCCGCTACTATAATGTCTGTCTGCACTAAATACATATATGATAAGTGTCCAGTCATCTCCGCCGTTGGCCCCATCGAACAGTTGGATGATTATGGAATAATCCGATCGAAGATGTGGTGGATGAGGACGTGA
- the LOC137390063 gene encoding calpain-A-like: protein MGCGASAQLKVKKNRVDPDISNNQESPCDKMMIKQKIGASPLLKNKSLNIADKSEQHAKTGEEPAHPLPEGDYGDMKLGITDAEKFQMVLDSLEPGELFCDSEFETDEHAIYYNDESSGYADRIEWLRPKDIVEEPHLLIDGMSKDDIKQGTLGDCWFLSSCAAVSREERFMSRICPNDFPLSGEGYRGVAHFCFWRFGNWVDVYVDDRLPTRDGQLVFAHCETKEEFWVALIEKAYAKLHGSYEAIEGGQTMDALVDLTGGLAERYEIKGVDPSFYKHILSANKAGSFIACSRKGDWKNSNQAEANGLVAGHAYTVTDAVKVRHKMGTEKLLRIRNPWGNETEWKGAWSDNDDHWNLLDEEKKKKIAFTSKADGEFWMSFRDFCIQFQEITICTLGPDFDGDGKGDHPGHVELIRGEWTPGLTAGGSRNDLESFAKNPQYLLTLHSPDDFDPLVDDPDARGKCSVVIALMQEHRRSQRHLGVKTLQIGFILYQVTDPATRLKTNHFRYKYDAGRSGVYINYREVSSRFELDPGHYVIIPSTFSSNDSGSFLIRAFAQKQFSLSGPLR, encoded by the exons ATGGGCTGTGGCGCTAGTGCTCAACTTAAAGTGAAGAAGAATCGGGTGGACCCTGATATATCTAATAATCAGGAATCGCCATGCGACAAAATGatgattaaacaaaaaattggtGCTTCTCCGCTTCTCAAAAATAAATCATTAAACATTGCTGACAAATCTGAGCAGCATGCAAAGACTGGAGAAGAGCCAGCACATCCGTTACCTGAAGGAGACTATGGAGATATGAAACTGGGAATTACG GATGCGGAGAAGTTTCAAATGGTTCTAGACAGTCTTGAGCCAGGGGAACTCTTCTGTGACTCTGAGTTTGAGACCGATGAACATGCCATCTATTACAACGATGAGAGCAGTGGCTATGCTGATAGAATAGAATGGCTGAGGCCAAAG GATATCGTAGAGGAACCTCACTTGCTCATTGATGGTATGAGTAAAGACGATATCAAGCAGGGAACTCTGGGAGATTGCTGGTTCCTCTCTTCGTGTGCTGCAGTCTCTCGTGAGGAAAGGTTTATGAGTCGA ATCTGTCCCAATGACTTCCCACTGAGTGGTGAAGGCTACCGTGGTGTAGCACACTTCTGTTTCTGGCGATTCGGCAACTGGGTAGATGTCTATGTGGATGACAGGCTGCCGACAAGAGATGGCCAGCTAGTCTTTGCTCACTGCGAAACAAAAGAGGAATTCTGGGTAGCACTTATTGAGAAGGCCTATGCTAA GTTGCACGGGTCATACGAGGCCATTGAGGGAGGACAGACTATGGATGCCCTTGTAGATCTCACTGGTGGCCTAGCAGAGAGATATGAAATAAAGGGAGTCGACCCGTCTTTTTACAAACACATACTTTCAGCTAACAAAGCTGGTTCATTCATCGCTTGCTCAAGAAAG GGAGACTGGAAAAACTCAAACCAAGCCGAAGCAAATGGTTTGGTGGCTGGTCATGCCTACACTGTGACAGACGCAGTCAAGGTTCGACATAAGATGGGTACTGAGAAATTACTGCGTATACGAAACCCATGGGGAAATGAAACGGAGTGGAAAGGTGCCTGGAGTGATAA TGATGATCATTGGAATCTCTTGGATGAGgaaaagaagaagaaaatagcaTTTACTAGCAAGGCAGATGGTGAGTTCTGGATGAGCTTCAGGGACTTCTGCATTCAGTTCCAGGAAATCACAATCTGTACTCTTGGACCAGACTTTGATGGAGATGGCAAGGGAGACCACCCAG GCCATGTAGAATTAATACGAGGGGAATGGACTCCAGGCTTGACAGCTGGTGGCTCCCGGAATGATCTAGAGTCATTTGCCAAGAATCCTCAGTATTTGCTTACCCTACATTCACCAG ATGACTTTGACCCCCTCGTTGATGACCCTGATGCCCGCGGCAAATGTAGTGTGGTTATCGCTCTAATGCAGGAACATCGTCGGTCTCAGCGTCATCTTGGAGTAAAAACTCTACAAATAGGCTTTATTTTATACCAG GTCACAGACCCGGCCACACGATTAAAAACTAATCATTTTCGATACAAATACGATGCTGGTCGATCTGGTGTCTACATCAACTATAGGGAAGTGAGTAGCCGATTCGAACTCGATCCGGGACATTATGTCATCATTCCTTCAACATTCAGCAGCAACGATTCTGGATCATTCCTCATAAGGGCATTCGCACAGAAACAGTTCAGTTTGAGTGG GCCTTTACGGTGA